One window from the genome of Candidatus Didemnitutus sp. encodes:
- the kdsA gene encoding 3-deoxy-8-phosphooctulonate synthase → MIFDPNKLLLIAGPCSLENETVCRAVATTLKQLAAEHRELNIIFKGSFDKANRTSLGGDRGTGMEEGLKLLALIKREFGFPVLTDIHERQQAAPVAAVCDVLQIPAFMCRQTDLLLAAAATGKTVNVKKGQFLSPQEMEFVVAKLRDGQAAEIWQTERGTTFGYQNLVVDMRSFAMMKTLGYPAIFDATHSVQLPGAAGGKSGGRREFVPPLAKAALAAGADGLFIETHPDPANAISDGPNMIPLPELPKLIAQCLAIWRAARG, encoded by the coding sequence ATGATTTTCGATCCGAATAAGCTCCTCCTTATCGCCGGCCCGTGCTCGCTCGAGAACGAGACCGTCTGCCGCGCCGTCGCGACAACGCTGAAGCAGCTCGCCGCGGAACACCGTGAGCTGAACATCATCTTCAAAGGCTCGTTCGACAAAGCCAACCGCACCTCGCTCGGCGGCGATCGCGGCACCGGCATGGAGGAAGGCCTGAAGCTCCTCGCGCTCATCAAGCGCGAGTTCGGATTCCCGGTGCTCACCGACATCCACGAGCGCCAGCAAGCCGCGCCCGTCGCCGCCGTGTGCGACGTGCTGCAGATTCCCGCCTTCATGTGCCGGCAGACCGACCTGCTCCTCGCTGCCGCCGCGACCGGCAAGACGGTCAACGTGAAGAAGGGGCAGTTCCTTTCGCCGCAGGAAATGGAGTTCGTTGTCGCCAAACTCCGCGACGGCCAAGCCGCCGAAATCTGGCAAACCGAGCGCGGCACGACCTTCGGCTATCAAAACCTCGTCGTCGACATGCGCTCCTTCGCGATGATGAAGACGCTCGGCTATCCCGCGATCTTCGACGCCACGCACAGCGTGCAACTGCCCGGCGCCGCCGGCGGCAAATCCGGTGGACGCCGCGAATTCGTGCCGCCGCTGGCCAAGGCCGCGCTCGCCGCCGGCGCCGACGGCCTGTTCATCGAGACGCATCCCGATCCGGCGAATGCGATTTCCGACGGCCCGAACATGATTCCGCTGCCGGAGCTGCCGAAGCTCATCGCGCAATGCCTCGCCATCTGGCGCGCCGCGCGCGGGTGA
- a CDS encoding CTP synthase — MKYIFVTGGVVSSLGKGLTAGSLGALLETRGLSVRIQKFDPYLNVDPGTMSPYQHGEVYVLDDGAETDLDLGHYERFTSGKLSRANSLSSGQIYEAVIAKERRGDYLGKTVQVIPHVTNEIKERIYKGGKGVDVLITEIGGTTGDIEGLPFIEALRQFALEVGPRECCFIHVTLVPWVNAAGEMKTKPTQQSVAKLREIGIQPHMVVCRCDHPLPLEMREKISMFCNVPVKAVIAAEDVESSIYELPLMLQKQGMDQIVCDLLGIKNKAPAKNIWVDIVHRIKSPKHTVNIGVVGKYIELQDAYKSVYESLAHAGIANHCRVNIIRVDAEDLENKSGLAALKKLDGILVPGGFGDRGIEGKIAAAKFARENKIPYWGLCLGMQVAVIEFTRNVLGLKKANSMEFDEKTPDPVIALMDEQRNVVQKGGTMRLGAYACQLKAGTLARRAYGQDTVTERHRHRYEVNNDYLERLEKKGMVISGWNPKRGLVEVIELKDHPWFVGTQAHPEFQSKPNKAHPLFASFIAAAIKRHDAKK; from the coding sequence GTGAAGTATATTTTCGTCACAGGCGGTGTGGTTTCATCCTTGGGCAAGGGTCTCACGGCGGGCTCGCTCGGCGCGTTGCTCGAGACGCGCGGACTCTCGGTGCGAATCCAAAAATTCGACCCTTATCTCAACGTCGATCCGGGCACGATGAGCCCGTATCAGCACGGCGAAGTCTACGTGCTCGACGACGGCGCGGAGACCGACCTCGACCTCGGTCACTACGAGCGCTTCACGAGCGGCAAACTCAGCCGTGCGAACTCGCTTTCGTCCGGCCAAATCTACGAGGCCGTGATCGCGAAGGAGCGTCGCGGCGACTACCTCGGCAAAACCGTGCAGGTGATCCCGCACGTCACGAACGAGATCAAGGAGCGCATCTACAAGGGCGGCAAGGGCGTCGACGTGCTCATCACCGAGATCGGCGGCACGACGGGTGACATCGAAGGCCTGCCGTTCATCGAGGCGCTGCGTCAGTTCGCGCTCGAAGTCGGTCCACGCGAGTGCTGCTTCATTCACGTCACGCTCGTGCCTTGGGTGAACGCCGCGGGCGAGATGAAGACGAAGCCCACGCAGCAGTCCGTCGCGAAGCTGCGCGAGATCGGCATCCAGCCGCACATGGTCGTGTGCCGTTGCGACCACCCGTTGCCGCTCGAGATGCGCGAGAAGATTTCGATGTTCTGCAACGTCCCGGTGAAGGCCGTCATCGCCGCCGAGGACGTCGAGTCGTCGATCTACGAGCTGCCGCTCATGCTCCAGAAACAGGGCATGGACCAGATCGTGTGCGATCTGCTCGGCATCAAAAACAAGGCGCCCGCGAAAAACATCTGGGTCGACATCGTCCATCGCATCAAGTCGCCGAAGCACACGGTGAACATCGGCGTCGTCGGCAAATACATCGAGCTCCAGGACGCCTACAAATCCGTCTACGAATCGCTCGCGCACGCCGGCATCGCGAACCATTGCCGCGTGAACATCATTCGCGTCGACGCCGAGGACCTCGAGAACAAGTCCGGCCTCGCCGCGCTCAAGAAGCTCGACGGCATCCTCGTGCCCGGCGGCTTTGGTGACCGCGGCATCGAGGGCAAGATCGCCGCCGCGAAATTCGCGCGCGAAAACAAGATTCCCTATTGGGGCCTCTGCCTCGGCATGCAGGTCGCCGTGATCGAGTTCACCCGCAACGTCCTCGGCCTGAAGAAGGCGAACTCGATGGAGTTCGACGAGAAGACGCCGGACCCGGTCATCGCGCTCATGGACGAGCAGCGCAACGTCGTCCAGAAGGGTGGCACGATGCGCCTCGGCGCCTACGCCTGCCAGCTCAAGGCCGGCACGCTCGCCCGCCGCGCCTACGGCCAGGACACCGTCACCGAGCGCCATCGCCACCGCTACGAGGTGAACAACGACTACCTCGAGCGCCTCGAGAAAAAGGGCATGGTCATCTCCGGCTGGAATCCGAAGCGCGGCCTCGTCGAGGTCATCGAGTTGAAGGACCACCCGTGGTTCGTCGGCACGCAGGCACATCCGGAATTCCAGTCGAAGCCCAACAAGGCTCACCCGCTCTTCGCGTCCTTCATCGCCGCCGCGATCAAGCGGCACGACGCGAAGAAGTGA
- the istA gene encoding IS21 family transposase, producing MNRIKVNLQQSIIVLAERGWSKRRIARELKVDRRTVDRHVAANAATNPALGSAGAGPPAGDDAGGEPNAATNPGVGSESWSNAASNPGVGSRPGPASRCAPYEASIREAVEAGLTAKRIHQDLRERGFAGGYSAVKLFVSRLRLTVELPHRRMECEPGAEMQFDFGQGAWVRSEVRRRRPHLFRAVLSHSRKGYSEVVWRQDTETVIRCLENAFRAIGGVPATIVPDNMKAAVIEADWFDPELNPKLREFCAHYGTALLPTRPAKPEHKGKVEAGVKYAQNNALKGREFESLAAQNAFLTDWERTVADTRIHGTIRQQVGRYFLEAERGALRPLPASLFPCFEEAKRTVHRDGHVAFRQSYYSAPPEYVGREVWVRAEARLVRVFNVRMEPIAVHARAEPGRFATAAAHLHSRKRSVVERGAEYLLERCRLIGPHTGAWAEGMFRNRGPIGLRIMQGLLALAREHPVAELERACGRAVHLGRWRLREVRELTQPDEHVVQIDFLQSHPLIRDLRHYQIEP from the coding sequence ATGAACCGCATCAAAGTGAACCTCCAACAGTCGATAATAGTGCTGGCCGAGCGCGGCTGGTCGAAGCGTCGGATCGCCCGAGAGCTGAAGGTGGACCGTCGGACGGTGGATCGGCACGTGGCGGCAAATGCCGCCACGAACCCCGCCCTCGGCTCGGCCGGCGCGGGGCCGCCGGCTGGAGACGACGCTGGGGGTGAGCCAAATGCCGCCACGAACCCCGGCGTCGGCTCCGAGTCGTGGTCAAATGCCGCCAGTAACCCCGGCGTCGGCTCGCGGCCGGGGCCGGCGAGTCGGTGCGCGCCGTATGAGGCGTCCATCCGGGAGGCGGTGGAGGCGGGGCTGACGGCGAAGCGCATCCATCAGGACCTGCGTGAGCGGGGCTTCGCCGGCGGCTACAGTGCGGTCAAGCTGTTCGTCTCGCGGCTGCGGCTGACGGTCGAGTTGCCGCACCGGCGGATGGAGTGCGAGCCGGGCGCGGAGATGCAGTTTGATTTTGGCCAAGGGGCGTGGGTGCGCAGCGAAGTCCGGCGTCGCCGACCGCATCTGTTCCGAGCGGTGCTCTCGCACTCGCGCAAAGGCTACAGCGAAGTGGTCTGGCGACAGGACACCGAGACGGTGATCCGTTGCCTGGAAAACGCCTTCCGCGCCATCGGCGGGGTGCCGGCGACGATCGTGCCGGACAACATGAAGGCCGCGGTGATCGAGGCCGACTGGTTTGATCCGGAACTCAATCCGAAGCTGCGGGAGTTTTGCGCGCATTACGGCACGGCGTTGCTGCCGACGCGGCCGGCGAAGCCGGAGCACAAGGGCAAGGTCGAGGCCGGCGTCAAATATGCCCAGAACAACGCGCTCAAGGGTCGTGAGTTTGAGAGTCTCGCCGCGCAGAACGCGTTCCTCACCGACTGGGAGCGCACAGTCGCCGACACGCGCATCCACGGGACGATCCGCCAACAGGTCGGACGCTACTTCCTAGAAGCCGAGCGCGGCGCGTTGCGGCCGTTGCCGGCGAGCCTGTTCCCGTGCTTCGAGGAGGCGAAGCGCACGGTGCATCGCGACGGACACGTGGCGTTCCGCCAATCGTATTACTCCGCGCCGCCGGAGTATGTCGGCCGCGAGGTGTGGGTGCGGGCGGAGGCGCGATTGGTGCGAGTGTTCAACGTGCGCATGGAGCCGATCGCGGTGCATGCGCGAGCGGAGCCGGGACGCTTCGCGACGGCGGCGGCGCACCTGCACAGCCGCAAACGCTCCGTCGTCGAGCGCGGCGCCGAGTATCTGTTGGAACGCTGTCGGTTGATCGGCCCGCACACCGGCGCGTGGGCCGAGGGCATGTTCCGTAATCGCGGCCCCATCGGATTGCGCATTATGCAGGGATTGCTGGCGCTGGCGCGCGAGCACCCGGTGGCGGAGTTGGAACGCGCATGTGGTCGCGCCGTGCATCTCGGGCGCTGGCGCCTGCGTGAGGTGCGTGAACTCACCCAACCCGACGAGCACGTCGTGCAGATCGACTTCCTGCAATCCCACCCGCTCATCCGCGACCTGCGGCATTACCAGATCGAACCATGA
- a CDS encoding 16S rRNA (uracil(1498)-N(3))-methyltransferase encodes MPDFRVYAPAVSATATEIRLGADESHHLVAVNRCQRGDPVIAFDGHGREWQCECVDPAKAGAVLRVRSTHQAAPLPCAITLAQSMPKGATMDEIVRQATELGAACVVPLITERTQVHLDADRADKKIEKWRTAAIEAAKQCGNPWVPEIAPLTKLDALLAGSAKDFDLKLVASLHAGAKPLRSVLEHWRTHHGRAPQRVLWLVGPEGDFSAAEITACVMAGCAPVTLGPLVLRCDTAAVAALSVLSYELSAQ; translated from the coding sequence ATGCCCGACTTTCGCGTCTACGCCCCGGCGGTGTCCGCCACCGCGACGGAAATCCGCCTCGGTGCGGACGAGAGTCACCACCTCGTCGCGGTGAACCGCTGCCAACGCGGCGATCCGGTCATCGCCTTCGACGGCCACGGACGCGAGTGGCAATGCGAGTGCGTCGACCCCGCCAAAGCCGGCGCGGTGCTCCGCGTGCGTTCGACGCACCAAGCCGCCCCCCTGCCCTGCGCGATCACCCTCGCCCAATCGATGCCCAAGGGCGCGACGATGGACGAGATCGTGCGTCAAGCCACCGAGCTCGGCGCCGCCTGCGTCGTGCCGCTGATCACGGAGCGGACCCAAGTGCACCTCGACGCCGATCGCGCCGACAAGAAAATCGAGAAATGGCGCACCGCCGCGATCGAGGCGGCCAAGCAATGCGGCAACCCGTGGGTGCCGGAAATCGCGCCGCTGACCAAACTCGATGCGTTGCTCGCCGGCAGCGCGAAGGATTTCGACCTCAAGCTCGTCGCCAGCCTGCACGCTGGAGCGAAGCCGCTGCGGAGCGTCTTGGAACACTGGCGCACGCACCATGGACGCGCACCGCAGCGCGTGCTCTGGCTCGTGGGGCCGGAGGGAGATTTTTCGGCGGCGGAAATCACCGCCTGCGTCATGGCCGGCTGCGCACCGGTCACACTCGGGCCGCTGGTGCTGCGTTGCGACACGGCCGCCGTCGCGGCGTTGAGCGTGCTCAGTTACGAGCTGAGCGCGCAGTAA
- a CDS encoding LysR family transcriptional regulator, giving the protein MEILVEVMRRGNFSGVAKARKLDPATVSRLIAAVETELGMRLFQRTTRQLRPTEAGLAYFERIEPLVEALRQANSAAEQLMEAPRGRLKIASPVSFAEVNLVPLLPDFTAQYPHLDLDLVLTDNDLDLVAEHIDAAIVIGALRDKTSVAHRLSDYVPVVCASPEYLQKHGRPTGPTDLAGHKCLSLALRGFAAGQWKFTCRQTEKTKRVRINEHLRTSNAMALKQCALRGMGITLQARWMIGRELREGRLVDLFPEFEVTAALGDVAAWLVHPSQDYLPKKVRVFVDFLRARFRDGPPGDRDPRVEAASGAP; this is encoded by the coding sequence TTGGAGATACTCGTGGAGGTCATGCGGCGGGGGAATTTTTCGGGCGTGGCGAAGGCTCGGAAATTGGATCCCGCTACCGTTTCGCGGCTTATCGCGGCCGTGGAGACGGAGTTGGGCATGCGTCTTTTTCAGCGAACGACCCGGCAACTCCGTCCCACCGAGGCGGGTCTGGCGTATTTCGAAAGAATCGAGCCGCTGGTGGAAGCCTTGCGCCAAGCCAACTCCGCGGCGGAGCAGCTGATGGAGGCTCCGCGTGGACGCCTGAAGATCGCGTCCCCCGTGAGTTTCGCCGAGGTGAACCTCGTGCCGTTGTTGCCGGATTTCACCGCGCAATATCCCCATCTCGATCTGGATCTCGTGCTCACGGACAACGATCTCGATCTCGTGGCGGAGCACATCGACGCTGCGATCGTCATCGGCGCGCTGCGCGACAAGACCAGTGTTGCCCACCGCCTGAGCGACTACGTTCCCGTGGTCTGCGCCAGTCCCGAATACCTGCAAAAGCACGGTCGTCCGACGGGCCCGACGGACCTCGCAGGACACAAATGTCTCTCGCTCGCCTTGCGTGGCTTCGCCGCCGGGCAGTGGAAATTCACCTGTCGCCAGACCGAGAAAACCAAGCGCGTGCGCATCAACGAACACCTGCGAACCTCGAATGCGATGGCGCTCAAGCAATGTGCGTTGCGCGGCATGGGCATCACGCTGCAAGCGCGTTGGATGATCGGTCGCGAACTGCGCGAAGGCCGGCTCGTCGACCTTTTCCCGGAGTTTGAGGTGACCGCGGCTCTCGGCGACGTCGCGGCCTGGCTCGTCCATCCCTCGCAGGACTACTTGCCGAAAAAGGTGCGCGTCTTCGTGGATTTCCTACGGGCGCGCTTTCGCGATGGGCCACCGGGCGATCGCGATCCGCGGGTCGAAGCGGCCAGCGGCGCGCCGTAA
- a CDS encoding E3 binding domain-containing protein — MPTFQIDVPMPSMGATVSELTIINIVVAPGAKVAKGQKLAELESDKSAFDFESPAEGTIVAVKGNKGEVKRSGDALFRMETSDQSLQHLAIATAQHDAQAATQAAPHAPAAAAKALVWTPRATKMAQEAGLDPTTISDIEATGPGGRVSGDDVAKYLASRK; from the coding sequence ATGCCCACGTTCCAGATCGACGTTCCGATGCCCTCGATGGGCGCCACGGTGAGCGAGCTCACCATCATCAACATCGTCGTCGCGCCCGGCGCCAAGGTCGCCAAGGGCCAGAAGCTCGCCGAGCTCGAAAGCGACAAGTCCGCCTTCGATTTCGAGTCGCCCGCCGAGGGCACGATCGTCGCCGTCAAAGGCAACAAGGGCGAAGTGAAACGTTCCGGCGATGCGCTCTTCCGCATGGAGACGAGCGATCAAAGCCTGCAGCACCTCGCGATTGCCACCGCGCAACACGATGCGCAGGCGGCGACGCAGGCCGCGCCCCACGCGCCGGCGGCCGCGGCCAAGGCGCTCGTCTGGACGCCGCGCGCGACGAAGATGGCGCAGGAAGCCGGCCTCGATCCGACGACGATCTCCGACATCGAAGCCACCGGCCCCGGCGGCCGCGTGTCCGGCGACGACGTCGCGAAATATCTCGCGAGTCGGAAGTGA
- a CDS encoding YceI family protein translates to MKSRLLSALLLAGAALTAQAAPFVLDTVHTEIGFSVRHLMVSNAKGTFNDFTGTVDFDEATGTLKQLAVAIQVKSVDTKDAKRDQHVRSADFFDAEKFPTIAFALDQAAVKINQPVTVDGQLTIKGITKTVPLQVTYFGARTDPFKVRHAGFSATTKINRKDFGVSWNVALDEGGVALGEEVTIDISAEIVPAPAPTLDSQLRAVTASVRAQIPGEVFATMEAATAQLEASGQLAHALAVGDKMPEFSLPDPTGKLVSSRELLQHGPLLVTFYRGNWCPYCNLALQALQDHLGEIKALGANLVAISPQTPDNSLSMQEKHALAFPVLSDSGLGITRQFGLVFALPESLRPIYKSFGIDLVKQNGTDTYELPVPATYLVDQNGKIREAFVQIDYRRRLEPATALEWIKKLKSGS, encoded by the coding sequence ATGAAATCCCGCCTCCTCTCCGCCCTCTTGCTGGCCGGCGCCGCCCTGACCGCTCAGGCCGCCCCCTTCGTGCTGGACACCGTCCATACCGAGATCGGCTTCTCCGTCCGGCATTTGATGGTCTCCAACGCCAAGGGCACCTTCAACGACTTCACCGGCACCGTCGACTTCGACGAAGCCACCGGCACGCTCAAGCAACTGGCCGTCGCGATCCAAGTGAAGTCCGTCGACACCAAGGACGCGAAGCGCGACCAGCACGTGCGCAGCGCCGACTTTTTCGACGCCGAGAAATTCCCCACCATCGCCTTCGCGCTCGATCAAGCCGCGGTGAAGATCAACCAACCTGTCACCGTCGACGGCCAGCTCACGATCAAGGGCATCACCAAGACCGTGCCGCTCCAAGTCACCTACTTCGGCGCACGCACCGATCCGTTCAAGGTCCGCCACGCCGGCTTCTCCGCCACCACGAAAATCAACCGCAAGGACTTCGGCGTTTCCTGGAACGTGGCCCTCGACGAGGGCGGCGTCGCGCTCGGCGAGGAAGTCACCATCGACATCTCGGCCGAGATCGTCCCCGCACCCGCGCCCACGCTCGACTCCCAACTGCGCGCCGTGACCGCCAGCGTCCGCGCACAGATCCCCGGTGAAGTCTTCGCCACCATGGAAGCTGCCACCGCCCAACTCGAAGCCTCGGGCCAGCTCGCCCACGCGCTCGCCGTCGGCGACAAGATGCCGGAATTCTCCCTGCCCGACCCGACCGGCAAGCTCGTCAGCAGCCGCGAGCTCCTCCAGCACGGGCCGTTGCTCGTCACCTTCTACCGCGGCAACTGGTGCCCCTATTGCAACCTCGCCCTCCAAGCCCTGCAGGACCACCTCGGCGAGATCAAGGCCCTCGGCGCGAACCTCGTGGCCATCTCCCCGCAGACGCCCGACAACTCCCTCTCCATGCAGGAAAAACACGCCCTGGCCTTCCCGGTTCTCTCCGACTCCGGCCTCGGCATCACCCGCCAGTTCGGCCTGGTCTTCGCCCTGCCCGAGTCCCTGCGCCCGATCTACAAATCCTTCGGCATCGACCTCGTGAAGCAGAACGGCACCGACACTTACGAACTCCCGGTGCCCGCCACCTACCTTGTGGACCAGAACGGCAAGATCCGCGAAGCCTTCGTGCAAATCGATTATCGTCGCCGCCTCGAGCCCGCCACCGCGCTCGAGTGGATCAAGAAATTGAAGTCCGGTTCATGA
- a CDS encoding NAD(P)H-dependent oxidoreductase: MSSRRILRIDSSARTVGSHSRALADHFQQAWQQHFPQDNFVVRDLAKTPVPHIVADTITGFYTPAHQLTPDLTQATALSDSLIAELATAEIVIVSAPIYNFSIPSALKAWIDQIVRIGRTFAYDGKSFTGLLKTKRVYLLTSYGAGGYGAGGGLAAFDHLTPYLKLLFGFLGVADVRVIPVEATTADAATVEANMKAALLAVEREVAAA; encoded by the coding sequence ATGAGCTCCCGCCGCATTCTCCGCATCGATAGCAGTGCCCGCACCGTCGGTTCGCACTCCCGCGCCCTCGCCGATCATTTCCAGCAGGCCTGGCAGCAGCATTTCCCGCAGGACAACTTCGTCGTCCGCGATCTCGCGAAGACTCCCGTTCCGCACATCGTCGCCGACACGATCACCGGCTTCTACACGCCGGCCCATCAGCTCACGCCCGACCTCACCCAAGCCACCGCGCTCTCGGATTCGCTGATCGCAGAACTCGCCACAGCCGAGATCGTGATCGTGAGCGCGCCGATCTACAATTTCTCCATCCCGTCCGCCCTCAAGGCCTGGATCGACCAGATCGTGCGCATCGGACGCACCTTCGCCTACGACGGCAAGAGCTTCACCGGCCTGCTCAAGACCAAGCGCGTCTACCTGCTCACGTCCTACGGCGCGGGCGGCTACGGCGCCGGTGGCGGGCTCGCGGCCTTCGATCACCTCACGCCCTACCTCAAACTCCTTTTCGGTTTCCTCGGCGTCGCCGACGTCCGCGTGATCCCGGTCGAAGCAACCACGGCCGACGCCGCCACCGTGGAAGCGAACATGAAAGCCGCCCTTCTCGCCGTCGAGCGCGAGGTCGCCGCCGCCTGA
- the istB gene encoding IS21-like element helper ATPase IstB, with protein MNQLHQLLHELRLSGLRETLSVRLQEAAANRLAPEEFLTLVLQDEVNVRQQRQIQRRVKLADFNRLKPLDEFDWRFNPSISRKQIYELAAGHFIRAKTDVLFIGPPGVGKSHLAQAIGYEAIKQGFVVCYRSIFDLVRDFLAEDALAQRDRVLRGYIKPDLLIIDDMGLRALPKHSGEYLLEVIMRRYETRSTIMTSNRPLEDWGKLLQDVPTAGAVLDRFLHHATVIAITGESYRLKDAAAGKVKSK; from the coding sequence ATGAACCAACTCCATCAACTCCTGCATGAACTCCGACTCTCCGGCTTGCGCGAGACGTTGTCCGTGCGGCTGCAAGAAGCCGCCGCCAATCGACTCGCACCCGAAGAGTTTTTGACCCTCGTGCTTCAGGACGAAGTCAACGTGCGCCAGCAGCGCCAGATCCAGCGTCGGGTGAAGCTCGCCGACTTCAACCGGCTCAAGCCGCTCGATGAGTTTGATTGGCGCTTCAATCCTTCGATCTCCCGCAAGCAGATCTACGAACTGGCGGCCGGGCACTTTATCCGCGCGAAAACCGACGTGCTGTTCATCGGACCGCCCGGCGTCGGCAAAAGTCACTTGGCCCAGGCGATCGGCTACGAGGCGATCAAGCAGGGCTTCGTCGTGTGCTATCGCTCGATCTTCGACCTCGTGCGCGACTTCCTCGCCGAGGACGCGCTCGCGCAGCGCGATCGCGTCCTGCGCGGCTACATCAAACCTGATCTGCTCATCATCGACGACATGGGCCTGCGCGCTTTGCCGAAGCACTCCGGCGAGTATCTGCTCGAAGTCATCATGCGCCGCTATGAAACGCGCTCCACGATCATGACCAGCAACCGACCGCTCGAAGACTGGGGCAAGTTGCTCCAGGACGTGCCCACCGCCGGCGCCGTCCTCGACCGCTTCCTGCATCACGCCACCGTCATCGCCATCACCGGCGAGAGTTACCGCTTGAAGGACGCCGCCGCCGGCAAAGTGAAGTCCAAGTGA
- a CDS encoding SgcJ/EcaC family oxidoreductase has product MNLAFLGLGAMGSRMARRLVAAGHLVTVYNRSAAPVAELVACGARRARTPREAVAAAEVVFSMVTDDEAAAQIWLHETDGALAGMVAGALAVECSTLSLAGLARIAQAATDRGLALLDAPVAGSRPHADTGQLVFLVGGEHVALDRIRPLLAVMGHLVHHVGPAGQGLKLKLLINAFFGLQAVSLGELLGAAEQLGLERARAAELLATLPVAGPSAVGLLRAMGAGNHAPQAPVAILEKDLRYLLASAEPAGAVLPATQAAQRQLTHALAAGLGGLNISSVENLFRGPAARSPEQDRATLAQLVHDWSVAMNEGDLSWIMRHIFANDAVYLPKQGPVCRGAEAIRTHWTQLLATPGLRVSFQPHLVVHSADDLAVDSGRYTVTQAATGQPVTVTGKYLVLWRRLAGEWRVVADMDTGD; this is encoded by the coding sequence ATGAACCTTGCCTTCCTCGGCCTTGGGGCCATGGGCAGTCGGATGGCCCGCCGCCTCGTCGCGGCGGGCCATTTGGTCACTGTCTACAACCGCTCCGCCGCTCCCGTGGCCGAGTTGGTGGCCTGCGGCGCGCGCCGCGCCCGCACGCCGCGCGAGGCAGTGGCCGCGGCCGAGGTGGTCTTCAGCATGGTGACCGACGACGAGGCGGCCGCCCAAATCTGGCTGCACGAAACCGACGGAGCGCTTGCCGGCATGGTCGCCGGGGCGTTGGCCGTCGAGTGCAGCACGCTCTCGCTCGCCGGACTGGCACGCATCGCCCAAGCTGCCACGGATCGCGGCCTCGCCCTGCTCGATGCTCCCGTCGCCGGCAGCCGCCCCCACGCCGACACGGGGCAACTCGTTTTTCTGGTCGGCGGCGAACACGTCGCGCTCGACCGCATCCGGCCACTGCTCGCGGTGATGGGCCATCTCGTCCATCATGTCGGCCCCGCCGGACAAGGCCTGAAACTGAAGCTGTTGATCAACGCCTTCTTCGGCCTCCAAGCCGTGAGCCTCGGAGAGTTGCTGGGCGCCGCCGAGCAGCTCGGCCTCGAACGCGCACGCGCAGCCGAGTTGCTCGCCACCCTGCCTGTAGCCGGCCCGTCCGCGGTCGGCCTCCTCCGCGCGATGGGCGCGGGCAATCACGCACCGCAAGCCCCCGTCGCCATCCTCGAGAAAGACCTGCGCTACCTGCTCGCCAGCGCGGAGCCCGCCGGCGCCGTGCTGCCGGCCACCCAAGCCGCCCAACGCCAGCTCACTCACGCCCTCGCAGCAGGATTGGGCGGACTCAATATTTCCAGCGTGGAAAATCTTTTCCGCGGCCCCGCCGCCCGCTCGCCGGAGCAGGACCGCGCCACGCTCGCCCAGCTCGTCCACGATTGGAGCGTCGCCATGAACGAAGGCGACCTGTCGTGGATCATGCGCCACATCTTTGCCAACGATGCCGTCTACCTGCCCAAGCAGGGCCCGGTGTGCCGCGGCGCGGAGGCGATCCGCACTCATTGGACGCAACTGCTCGCCACGCCCGGCCTGCGCGTGAGTTTCCAGCCGCACCTCGTCGTGCACTCCGCAGACGACCTCGCCGTCGATTCCGGTCGCTACACCGTCACACAGGCGGCCACAGGACAACCGGTCACCGTCACCGGCAAATACCTCGTGCTCTGGCGTCGGCTCGCCGGCGAGTGGCGCGTCGTGGCGGACATGGACACCGGCGACTGA